Sequence from the Methanobrevibacter arboriphilus genome:
GTTCACATAGATAGTGAAGTAATAGACTCTATAATATGGTATGCAAGGAGTTCTGATCCTGATGAATTTATGGCTATTTTTGATGGTGAGGTTAAAAATGAGATTCTTCACATTACAGGGTTAGTATTTTTACCAACACAAACATCTGGTGAAGGAGCTATTGTAAATACTGGAATGCTTCCAGTTATGACAACTCAATGGGGTTCAGTTCACAGTCACCCAGGACCTAGTGCATTACCATCAGATACAGATTTATTCACCTTTGCTAAAACAGGGTTATTTCACATGATAATCTGTCAACCATACAATATTGATGATATTTTAGCTTATAATAGATATGGTGAGTTTACTGATTATAAAATAATATGAAAAATAAAATAAGATAAAATAAATAATAAAATAAATAATAAGATAAAAGAATAAGACCATAAAAAATAACAACAAAAAAATATCAATTAAAAGAAGAAAAATAAGATAAAAAATAAAAAACAAGAATTCTAAGTTTTTTTATCATCAAAAATCTTTTTTTGCATTACTAAACCAATAATTCCTGCTATAATTAATCCTAATATGAATCTAATCATGCCTACTGGTAGGA
This genomic interval carries:
- a CDS encoding Mov34/MPN/PAD-1 family protein; its protein translation is MGLGNLFSKIFGNNKYKFNEVHIDSEVIDSIIWYARSSDPDEFMAIFDGEVKNEILHITGLVFLPTQTSGEGAIVNTGMLPVMTTQWGSVHSHPGPSALPSDTDLFTFAKTGLFHMIICQPYNIDDILAYNRYGEFTDYKII